A portion of the Calliphora vicina chromosome 5, idCalVici1.1, whole genome shotgun sequence genome contains these proteins:
- the Tsp42Ei gene encoding tetraspanin-9, which translates to MGLGATTIKHILLLLNFIFTVLGLILIGFGIFILISGAENKIDHGENVAGGVIITLGAVILIITIFGCLAAIHESKRKLIIYVLVLTVLILIQLLLTSMASHGTQDGLSGSVKQGFDELWLLENKEPGALAYYEDWLQCCGVNSTEDYRQIKHEIPKTCCKEHNCAITENLYKEGCQLKFEEYLSDKMLTFSIVNSLLIVGEIIAAIFGWLLYSSLKNESRRSNLRWM; encoded by the exons GTATTGGGTTTGATATTGATTGGATTCGGTATATTCATTTTAATAAGCGGCGCAGAGAATAAAATCGATCATGGAGAAAATGTGGCTGGTGGTGTCATTATTACACTTGGTGCCGTCATATTAATTATTACAATATTCGGATGTTTGGCAGCCATACACGAATCGAAAAGGAAATTAATAATT TATGTTTTAGTGTTGACAGTATTAATATTGATACAATTATTATTGACGAGCATGGCATCTCATGGTACTCAAGACGGTTTATCCGGCAGTGTTAAGCAGGGCTTTGACGAGCTGTGGTTGTTGGAAAACAAAGAACCGGGTGCATTGGCCTATTATGAAGATTGG TTACAATGTTGTGGTGTCAATAGTACGGAAGATTATCGGCAGATTAAACATGAAATACCGAAAACATGTTGCAAGGAACACAATTGCGCCATTACAGAAAATCTCTATAAAGAAGGTTGTCAATTGAAATTTGAGGAATATTTGTCCGACAAAATGTTGACATTTAGTATTGTCAATAGTTTGCTGATAGTTGGAGAA ATTATTGCAGCCATATTTGGTTGGCTTTTATATAGCAGCCTAAAAAATGAAAGTCGACGTTCTAATCTTCGTTGGATGTAG